A genomic region of Xanthomonas fragariae contains the following coding sequences:
- the dkgB gene encoding 2,5-didehydrogluconate reductase DkgB, whose protein sequence is MTVPAFGLGTFRLKDQVVIDSVRNALELGYRAVDTAQIYDNEEQVGQAIATSGVPRDQLYLTTKIWVEKFDRDALLPSLQESLRKLGTDHVDLTLIHWPSPKDQVPMREYLAALAQARQQGLTRAIGVSNFTIALTRQAIEILGADAIATNQIEVHPYLQNRALIAFLHEQGIHVTSYMTLAVGEVLQDPVIQAIAARHAATPAQVTLAWALQQGYSVIPSSTKRENLESNLKALTLQLSEQDMSEIAALDRGRRLANPQTIAPDWD, encoded by the coding sequence ATGACTGTCCCCGCATTTGGCTTAGGCACCTTTCGTCTCAAAGACCAGGTCGTCATCGACTCGGTACGCAACGCACTGGAGCTGGGCTATCGTGCGGTCGATACCGCGCAGATCTACGACAACGAAGAACAGGTCGGCCAGGCGATCGCGACCTCCGGCGTGCCACGCGATCAGCTGTATCTGACCACCAAGATCTGGGTCGAAAAGTTCGACCGCGATGCCTTGCTGCCGAGCCTGCAGGAGAGCCTGCGCAAGCTGGGCACCGACCATGTCGATCTGACCCTGATCCACTGGCCGTCGCCAAAAGATCAGGTGCCGATGCGCGAGTATCTGGCAGCGCTGGCGCAGGCCAGGCAGCAGGGCCTGACCCGTGCGATCGGCGTATCCAATTTCACCATCGCGCTGACCAGGCAGGCCATCGAGATCCTAGGCGCCGACGCCATCGCCACCAACCAGATCGAAGTGCATCCGTATCTGCAGAATCGTGCGTTGATCGCCTTCCTGCACGAGCAAGGCATCCATGTCACCTCGTACATGACGCTTGCGGTTGGCGAAGTGCTCCAAGACCCAGTCATCCAGGCAATCGCCGCGCGTCACGCTGCCACGCCGGCACAGGTCACGCTGGCCTGGGCATTGCAGCAGGGCTATTCGGTGATTCCGTCCTCGACCAAGCGCGAGAACCTTGAAAGCAACCTCAAGGCGCTGACGCTGCAGCTAAGCGAACAGGACATGAGCGAAATCGCCGCACTCGACCGCGGGCGACGCCTGGCCAACCCGCAGACCATCGCACCCGACTGGGACTGA
- the zapE gene encoding cell division protein ZapE: MREMTPSQRYAAGVERGDWRADPAQQAALAELGRIHEALVDCAQDGWLDRLSAFWKNPEPVRGLYFWGGVGRGKTFLVDLFYDGLPIKQKYRTHFHRFMRGVHEQLRQHAGQSDPLARIAHQWRENLRVLVLDEFFVTDIGDAMLLARLLERLFAEGVTLVTTSNTAPENLYANGLQRESFMPAIGLLQKFCVELYAEGTEDYRMRALTRSPVYRTPLDAHSDAWLAQRWSELSGNSEARGGNIEIESRKIAVRARGKSIVWFDFAALCEGPRGPGDYIEIAREFTTVLLGGIAHFDRMNEDAARRFVNLIDELYDRHVNLVCTAQDTSPTLYSGQRLAGAFERTASRLIEMQSVEYLAAAHRP, translated from the coding sequence AGAACGCGGCGACTGGCGCGCCGACCCTGCACAGCAGGCGGCCTTGGCGGAACTGGGCCGTATTCACGAGGCGCTGGTGGACTGCGCGCAGGACGGCTGGCTGGATCGGCTGTCCGCATTCTGGAAAAACCCCGAGCCGGTGCGCGGCCTGTACTTCTGGGGTGGAGTAGGGCGCGGCAAGACCTTTCTGGTCGACCTGTTCTACGACGGTTTGCCAATCAAGCAGAAATACCGCACGCACTTCCATCGTTTCATGCGCGGCGTGCACGAGCAGTTGCGCCAGCATGCCGGGCAAAGCGACCCGCTGGCCAGGATCGCGCACCAATGGCGCGAAAATCTGCGCGTGCTGGTGCTGGACGAATTTTTCGTCACCGATATTGGTGATGCGATGTTGCTGGCTCGCTTGCTCGAACGCCTGTTCGCCGAAGGCGTGACCTTGGTGACTACTTCCAACACCGCGCCGGAAAATCTTTACGCCAATGGCTTGCAGCGCGAAAGCTTCATGCCGGCGATCGGTTTGCTGCAGAAGTTCTGCGTGGAACTTTACGCGGAAGGCACCGAAGATTATCGCATGCGTGCATTGACGCGCTCGCCGGTGTATCGCACGCCATTGGATGCGCATTCCGATGCATGGCTTGCGCAGCGTTGGAGCGAACTGAGCGGAAATTCCGAGGCACGCGGCGGCAATATCGAAATCGAGTCGCGCAAAATTGCGGTACGCGCACGCGGCAAAAGCATCGTCTGGTTCGATTTTGCCGCGCTCTGCGAAGGCCCTCGCGGCCCAGGCGATTACATCGAGATCGCGCGCGAATTCACCACCGTGTTGCTGGGCGGCATTGCGCACTTTGATCGCATGAACGAGGATGCCGCGCGCCGCTTCGTCAATTTGATCGACGAGCTGTACGACCGACACGTCAACCTTGTCTGCACCGCGCAGGATACCTCGCCCACCTTGTACAGCGGCCAGCGCCTGGCTGGCGCTTTCGAGCGCACCGCGTCGCGTTTGATCGAAATGCAGAGTGTGGAATATCTCGCCGCTGCGCATCGACCGTGA
- a CDS encoding organic hydroperoxide resistance protein, with translation MASPEKVLYTAHATATGGREGRAVSSDKALDVKLSTPRELGGAGGDGTNPEQLFAAGYSACFIGAMKAVAAQDKLKLPGEISIDGSVGIGQIPGGFGIAVELRIAVPGMDQAELQALVDKAHQVCPYSNATRGNIDVTLTLA, from the coding sequence GTGGCCTCACCCGAAAAAGTCCTCTACACCGCCCACGCCACTGCAACCGGCGGCCGCGAAGGCCGTGCCGTGTCCTCGGACAAGGCGCTGGACGTCAAGCTGTCCACCCCGCGCGAGCTGGGCGGCGCTGGCGGCGACGGTACCAACCCGGAGCAGCTGTTCGCTGCCGGCTATTCGGCCTGCTTCATTGGCGCGATGAAAGCCGTAGCGGCGCAGGACAAGCTGAAGCTGCCGGGCGAAATCAGTATCGATGGCAGCGTCGGTATCGGCCAGATTCCGGGCGGTTTCGGCATCGCTGTGGAACTGCGCATCGCCGTGCCGGGCATGGATCAGGCCGAACTTCAGGCGCTGGTCGACAAGGCCCACCAGGTCTGCCCGTATTCCAATGCAACGCGCGGCAATATCGACGTTACTCTCACCCTGGCCTGA